GCAAGAGTATTGCGCTTGGAATTTCCTCATCTCCTGAAAATGCCTTCCTTGTGGACACGTTCGTACTACTGTGAATCTGTGGGGCATACTTCAGAGAAAACTATCATGAAGTTTATCGAAGAGCA
This region of Synergistaceae bacterium genomic DNA includes:
- a CDS encoding transposase is translated as MEFPHLLKMPSLWTRSYYCESVGHTSEKTIMKFIEEQKNK